ACAGGGGACATTAGAATGTTGTGTTCATTTCATAGCAACACATACTCCAACTTGTCCCCCATTCTGTTTTAGAGTATGCAATGCATTTAGTTTGTGGCTCTTGTTTATGTGACTCTTGTGTTTTGCAGCTTGGAACCAAAGAATTTGCTGTAGCTGATAAGAACATTTTAGCCAGAACAGAGTATTGTGTTCATAAAGATGCCAAAGATGTTTTTGCTTTCATAGTTTGTGTACTGCTCTGCCAGCATCTGAGTAAATCCCTGATTTGGGTTTCCAGGGTTTCCTGGTTCATTTACCAGATCTGCTTGTTGTCTTTGGAAAGTTTGATGAACTATTTGTAATCCTTTTCTCGTTATTAGGCTGTGATGACCTGAGAGACAAACTGGACAGCACAAACTCTCAGAGCATGGACGCCTGCAGGAGTCTGGAGGGCTTTGTGGCTTACAGACTGCTCTATGACCTGTGGTGGAACCCACCCAGAGACTCCCTTGGCCTGCAGAAGGCTGTGTTGgatcctgtgctgtgtcccagTGAGCAGACAGCTCTTGAGAGCTGTATTTCAGGTGACCCATCCCCTGAGGAAACGGTTCAAAGTGCAGCTGAGATGGGTGAAAACCTCTGCAGTACAACTGAAGTCCCTAAGTGTGAGACACAGAACGACTCAAGAACTGACTCTGTTGATTTGGTAGACAGACAGTCAAAACTGAAGGGTTGCCAAGTACTCCTTTCAGAAGAGATGGCTGCCTTGCAGAACACCCAGAGGGACATAGCTGAGGTCCAGGAGACTTTAGCAGAAATGATCCGccagcatcagcagcagaggaacaatctccaggaaaacacaaatgGAAACACCCAGGGAAGCAACTTGGAACAGAGTTCACAGACTGAATTAGACAAACCATGCTCTGACAGCAACCAGATGAATTGGTAAGATTCAGCACATGAATGAATGGATTGAaaagtgttgctttttttgtgtgtttgtacagcagattttttggttttgcctaGACTGGCTTTAATCTCCATCTCATCACCCAGGAACATTTGAATATACAGCTCAGAAATCTTGCATTTCCCCTGGGCTGAGCCACCACGTGCATAAAGTCAGTGCAGCTGAATAGTTTTGTGATGCATGAGGTGTTGTTACAGTGAATAAACAGGGCAGCTTGGAAAAGGGAGGATAATGAAAAGCCTAAGCATGAGCTAAGagttctgtttctttgttgAGCGTTGTTTGGGACTTCAGCAAGAACGAGCTAGAGCATAAAACACATGGCAGTTTTCTCCTGTGCTCCTTGTCCAGGAGAAAAGTCACCTAACAAAACAGTTACTCACTACACCATCTCTTCTCTTGACAGCAACGATGAAGCAAAGCAACCGGTTACACTCCCTGAGCTCACAAAGCAGCTTCTGAAAGCGAAGCAGAAACTAGCTGAATTCCCAGACAATTTAAAGGTAAATTTTCAGAAGAGCCACTGCAGTTCTGAAAAAAGTCATTCTGTAAGGGCAGCCTCATCACAGAATCCCTTTCTGTGAAAGGATACAGAAAGGAACTGGGATGTTCCTTGTGATCCTGTGGCAGTTTTGAAAATGAACTGACACATGGCACCAGGGTGGCATTTTTCTTTCGAGTATAATTTTCCCCATGCAGTTGGAAAGCATAGCTAAAGCTCCTGTGTGGGAGAACTCAATAAGATACCCTGTATGAATcatcaaatgcattttaagaGTAATCCCTTGCTACTTATgtatgaaaaaataagtttataaacaatgaaataaaaaatttaagcTATAAAATGGCCTTTATAGATTAGGATCTGTAGAAAGTACACATCACAGATTTGAAAACATATAACCATGGTGATTGGGCAAGAAGGGGCAAACCTGCATAAATGTGAAGAGAAAATGCATGTGACTCCTGACTGGCTGTTCTGAGAATGGTACAAAGCAGTGTCTTTAGAGAGCTGCCTGATGATGTTGAACAACTGTAATATAAACTAGAGACATCACtttgtgttcctttttttgCAGGTCTTCCCATTCCCTGACGTGCTGGAGTGCTGCCTCGTGCTCCTTCACCTTGGATCCCAGTGtcctcctgagctgcaggaagaggctCTGGCTCTCCTTAGGAAACAGGGTAGTGCTGGTGTTTACAAAAAGGCTGGCAGGAGCTTCCTGACATGACGTTTGGAGACCAAGCTGTCTTCCTTGAGCTGCCTCCAGCTACTTAACACTAAGGCTGCTCTTTCTGCAAGTGAAGAATTCTTTTGATGGCTGTGGCTGTTACTGATACAAAATGTCAGGTTTATCCACATCCATTTGTGCTGATCCACTGATACTTATTTAAGGAGACTGTTAGAAAACTAAAAAGCAGTAGAGCGTGGGCTTGAACTGTTCTAACggatttttgtagttttttcaTTTGTTGGACACTATGCTAATGAAAGCTCTTGCTGTTTACATGCAAGAGAAAGTTTTGAGCAGCTGTGTAGTCTTTcaacagaggaggaagagaagctgCCCTCAGGAAAATCAATGGTTTCTGTAAGCAAACTGACCTTTAGGCCACTATTGTTCTTAAAAGCATTGCGagttcattttctctcctttaaaTAAAGTCTTCTACCACCATTAATTAGTATTTAATTTGATGTATAGAAATAAGTTCTCTAGAATGGTGCTAAAACCAATCCTGGATTTTGCAGTCTTGAATATGTAGTATTTTGACCAGTTTTACAGCTTAAAGTCTTTGTCTGTCTTGTTAGAAAAGGTAAATTCTATGAAAAGTACAAGGGTACATAAGCCTTAGTGAACACAGCACCTGTCTTTAAGTCATTTTTAGGAGCAAGGttttaaatgcagcaaaaaaagTTCATGAGGGAAAGCATGCATCATGAATTTAGAAAGTTTCAAGTACAGTAAAGATTATTAAGAATTAAAAGGAGTAGTGATGGATTTTTTAGATCAAAAGCTGTTCCAAATTCTTCCAGCCAAAATGCAAACTTAATCCTGACAGATTTCCTGCTTCAAGCCTGAGTAAAGCCTCAGAACAACTTCAAGAGCAGCAGGTGAAATCCAGGGGTTAGATTGAAACAAGATCCTGTTGTAGATGTGTTTAATCTGTGAAGTGCTGCCACCAATTTGAATTTGCAAAATTCTGTACAAAGCACCTGAAAACCAGGCGGGGGAGCCAGTGCTTAACCAAACTGCCTTCTGTACCTGCAGCAGGAACCACTGGAGTTTAGATGGAGCTGAAAACTTCACACAGAAGTTTGTCCTTTCAAGTGGCCACTCTGCAGTGCAGGAATACTGCACAGAGTGTGAGATGTgctgagagagcagcagggagagaataCAACTCTGCCAGAGCTCTTCAGCTCAGCTTTCCTCAGCTACTGGACAATAAGCTCAAAAGACACTTTACTAAGAGCTACCCCAGGAGCACATCATAAATAGTAAAGGAAGCAAACACTTGAGCATCTTCAGGCATGCATCTCCCAAATTCAGATTCCAAAGCCTCAACTGTGGAAATTCTAGTGCTTGATGGAAAATCCGAAACAAAGCCTGGtttgaaaaaatttattttacaaaaaataaaaactagtctttacaaacatttcaaatactAGCTCTAAACCTCAACTCTTTTAATATTGGATTAAGCTTGTTCAAAATGCCAGACAgtcttaaaaattttaaagtttgaCATGTCCAAAAGGGTTTGTTCTTTCAAGAAATGTCATTACAGagctgttgaaagaaaaatgctgtagaATGTTTTTCAAAGTCAGAATCCCAAGTTCTTCATCCTTTTAACTACTTTTCAGGTgtttataataaaaacaaacaccagaaactcaggaaaaaaacagaaactctTTTACCTTTTAAGCATATTGTAGAATGAGGGGCTGGAGAAACAGGGGGGAGAAGAGGAACAAATACTTGTCCATGCTGACCGAGTTGTGTTGCAGGAGAAGAATAAAATTTGTAGGTTTAAGTTGAAGAAAACTGAAGTCAGAGTATTGGTCCAGTCCCCTGTCAAAGGTGAACTTTTGGGCCTCTGAATTTCCAAAACATTTCCTTAATACCCGTAAGAACAAAGCTGAGGCTTAGTATGGGTCAAAGCAGTAACAGAGAATTAGAAACGAAGGAGTGCTGATCAAATAAGCTCCATTAATCTCCATTCCCTCTGTTGTTAAAGCaaatctctgaatatttttagcTGCAAGGATCATCTTTAATGTCATCCATTCCCAAACCTCTGCAGTGATCAAAGGGAGCAATTTCCACAGAGATAAAATAAGCAACACATGAGGTGAAGCTGTCACCCTCACAACAtgcagaagttttaaaataagctttatAAAACACAAATTGCAAATTTGCGGGTGTGTCTGTccattttcactgcatttccaAACCTTTAGCTCTACCCAATATTCTACTGGTAAATCTTCCTTGCAGATTCTGTACAgtataaagaggaaaaaaacagaggtaTACACAGTAGGTTCTGTCCTTCGCCCTTGGTATTAAAAATATGGCAAACCACAAAGGCTGGCATTAGGAATTCAGTCAACTCTTCTGggtttcaaaggaaaatgcagctcTTCAGCAAAACTGCAAGGCTTGGTGCAGCCTGTGTACTGGAGATGCTTTTTGTTCGAGACACTGTTTAGGGAAAATGGTTGAGGACAGCAGCTGCCAATATGGTAAACATGTTCTGCTGAGGGGCACCACTCATCAGGGCTGCATGTTGTTGATAATGGCCAAAATGCTCATTTTCTCTTGGGCTGAGTCCACATCTTCGTTCTGTTTCTGAGCCACTCCTGTGCCAAGGCCATACAGTCGTCCGCAGTACTTTGCATCATCAATTGTATCCTCGAAAAATAActgcagattaaaaaagaaaaaaaagaggaatagGTATTGTTTAATTGTGCCTCTAAATCAGAAAACATCCAGTGTTAATTAACAGTTTATTTTAGATCAGCCAACTCCAAGATGGAGtgtacaaattaaaataagcaCATGAGAGACAAGTAAACAGAACAAGTCTGTGCCAATATCAGCAATTCCTATTCCTGACAGTTGGAAGTGTGATAGCCACAAGGCtcaaaaatccaaaaccaaaacaaacaacgCGTACTTGTTGACATTTACGGACAGGAAGTGGAGAAGGAAGGACACTGCAGTACCTCTTTCATTCTGAAAAAGGCCATTCCTGTGAGAAGAGAGTCTGATCCTGCCTGGTGTTGTCGTCCAATTCGCTGCAAATCCAGCTGATCTGCCACTTCCTGAAGGCCACCCTGCAAAGAgaagagattttgttttgaaagatcCATCTCTTGCCAAAACTGCCACATTTCTCCAAAACAGGGTATGATGAACCAATGCAGATCCCAGCAGTACACACACTCCAGCTGTGAGTGAAACACAGTGGGGAACGGTGTTCAAGAGTGCATAAATAACTCTTCTCAAATTTAGATGCCTTCCTTTCCTGTTGCAGATACTTAAGATAACTTGTGAGTACATTCATAGGTTACACATGCTGGGCCTTTCCCTCCCTTTAGTCAAGGCTGTGATTCAGTAGATAAATTACTTTCAACACTCTTACCAGTTAATCAAGTCATGGAGTATTTAATGTAAAAGAAATAGCCTTGCATAGGAAACATAAATATGCTGAATTATAATTAGCCTCTGGTATACACAAACCACCAGGCTGTGGCAATGTCCCCTTTATAATAAACACATTGGCAAGTCACTTCCCACTTGTGAGGGAAGTGTCCATTAGACACAAACTGTGTCTCAGGTGCTTCTGTGTCACTACTGACTTTTATACACATTCCTGTTTTAAGACAACATAGGGAGCAGTTCTGCCACTTGTATTCCTGTACATGTACAGTGTTGATGCCCATCACCTGCTTTCTGGGGAGATTAAAGTACCTTTAGGTTTTTGCAGCTCTTCATTAAGTACTTCACATCATAGATAGATGGGAAGAAAAGGTTTAAGATGTGGAAAAATTCATGTTCCTCTTCTGGTAACCTGGAATCTGTCAACAACTTCACCATGTAGCCAAAGTCATaaccactgaaaacaaaaccacagagaaacCAAGTAAGCAGACAGTACCTATAATCCAAGGTAATAGTACCTCctttttccacagaattttACTTGCTGTGTCTTTCAAGCCTTAACATTTTCTGACATTCATAAAACTAGATCTCAGCCAGAACTCATCCTGATTTTCTATGTCATTGTAGGACTTCAAGATGCTCCCCAAGTGCTTTCACTAGCCTTTTGTGGAAGAGCTAAGCCACTGGGAAGAATACACatttcttcccagctctgtgcattCCCGTAGCTAAGGGCAATATAGAAAAGCAGGAAACCCACAAGTAATCCTTGAGGGAGAAGGAGGTGGGGGCAACTCTTTTCATTTGTCATACCATGGTCAACCAGAGGCTTCCTAATCAGGTTGGTTGAAATGCTACAAGAAAGATGTCTTAACCACACAGATGGAAGTTCAGAGCACCAGCAACATTTTaaggatgaagaaataaaatcttttacaAGGTATTTACTAAGTGTTAGAGATCACACTTCTTGAAGAAGATTCACATTCTTGAAGAAGCAACTTGTTAGTAGTTTCTTCAAGAGAGGGAGACTGTAACAGCAAAAGAATTGACAAGCAGTCAGGGAGTCAGATCATGAGGTGTCCTTACTTCTTCAACTTGGCCTTCGTATCTTGAAGCTTATTTTAGAACTGCGcgaatttttttccttaaaatctcTCAATCTCCatggaaaatgcagagaattAAGAGGAGATTTAACAGGGTCAGTCAACATCCTGGACACACCTGTGGAAGGACAGCCATTTCACGCTGTCGCTGAGGACGACCCCAGATGTCATCAGCAGCTCCGCAAAATGCAGGGTATCGATCCCTTCTTCTTCATGTTTCTGGAactgcagcccagagctggcaaGGAGGTCTATGGAATCCTGAGAGTACATGTCttccctgaaggaaaaaaacaaaatgtttgcaCTCAGGGTGTTGCCAAGACAAgctcattttagaaaaattctCCCCACACTATATCAAGAATTGGACTAACAAGTAGGATACTTCTGGGTTCCAATTTGTCTCTCTAGAAAATTCAAACTGACTCAGTTTCAATGCCACCACTGCAAGTCTCCTACATCTCTAACAAGCTGTTCTTTGATCATAACTAGTTAACACTTCCATTGCTAATGCAAATTCCAAAGATTCCACCTCCATAGGACTGAAACTGACAGTTTTGAACAATGTCCCTTCTGCAAGGTGAAGGGAAGCAGCACAGATGAGGGCCCACAGGAAAGGGTAGTTTTCCCAAACAGGAAGATGTGCAACTCTAAAGCACTGACCATCATTCCTgtctacattttttccttttcactctACAGCATGTACCACCTTATCAGTACCTCCACTTCCATCTCTGGGAGTAAACAGAATTGCATCATCCCTGACTCAGGAAGGACAACAATGATGTGTTTGGTGGAGAGCTGAGCAGCAACCTGACTTCTTTACTGTGTCATTTGAGGGGGGAGGAAACACACAGAGCCAGGTTCTATCAATATGATACCTCATTTAAATGGAGTGATCACACAATAAAAAACACTTCACTCTGATTTCACTTTTAAGAGGCTTACAAATTTGTGGAGTAAATAGTGCAACTTTTGGAGTCAAGAACTAGATGATCTGCACACAGTAGCTACAAATTTTTGTAATGCTTTCCAATGACAGTTTCATAAAAATAGTTGATTTCCTCTACATATGTGGTTTTGCAGATAAACCCTTTCTTTATTTCTAGACTGTTCTAGTGGTAATTATGCTGAGTTTATAATTACAGGGGAAGGGATAATGAAACTTGTTTCAGCTGCAACCCAGGATATTACAGTATGGAGGAGACAAGAACTGCCACACTCCATTTAACAAGATTCATTCTCCTGAACAGATGTGATGATTACAGCAACATGTTTTTAGATCCCAGCTTATACTTAAGCATGGATCTGTgaagagttatttttctttttgatgagACCAGcacatccatttatttttagcagaaagAGATGTAGTtttacacagacacacacacacatatatatctatatgaaGTTTCAAACattgttccagaaaaaaaaggcacacaAAATTATCAAGAGAATGGGTAATAAGGACAGAATTTTAGCATGGATTTGATTTCCAGATACACTGTTGATTCCTGGCACTCCAAAACTGGTTCCCACATAGTCTGTACTGGAATCTTATGGCTCAAACCAGTCAGCAATGATGCGTGGACACGCGTATTTGCCAATGGAAAGCATCACtccagcagaagggaagaggaaattaTTGCCAAGCCCAAAGACTCACTGTGATAGactggcatttaagaaaacaaagagaaacacctaagtAAGttaaagctgctggaggctgatgggagtttttctcctggccaataactggccatttctgagaactgacagtagttttgaccattgaaaagtgagatcaacctgtgaacaccaccttagGACCTAAGCCCAGGAATTTCTTGCTGTGAAgggtaacagagctccagctggcccccatcccctgcccagaCCATGTggcccgggcaggggctgggctgggcctgctgtgGCTCTCAGCCAGGAGATGGGGCCTGTGGggctttattccttttaagttttaagcctgttttgctcttcttctaatccatatctcacagcaagaaatgagtaagttttctagtgattttttagctaatgctttaaaaccacgacactCACGTAAGGTTGAATTTGAAGTTGAACTGCCAGGTGTTGATGCCAGAAGGATATTCCCCCTTCTCATTTGTGAAAGTCAGGCCCAGCTGGATAATTTTCAGCAGATCAACGTTACAGCGAAGGAGCTGGTACTGATAATCTATGGAGCTGCGGAATTCACCGATTGGCCTGACAACAACTCCGGGGAACTCCGTGtcctgggagagaagggaaaattgaGTGTCACCATGGATTCTATTAGGAGTCATTATTACCACTGTGTTAGGAGGACAGTCCAGACAGTGAAAACCTGCACTGCTTCTGAGGAACAGTCAATGCCTACGTTAACAAAAACTACTGTCAGTCAAAACACACCTCAGCAACAGCAGTAGCCAGCTATTAGATGAAAAACCTCTTCCTTATACTGTGTGCTCTTTGCTGAACACCAAACTGCCACAGTGTTTTTACCCTCAGATTGGGTCACTGAGCTTCTACTGACTATACACAAAATCTTTCACAACGAGCCCAGAGCTGTGCACCTGACACAATCTCTCCCTTGCCCAAGAGGTTTATCTGTCTACTCTTACAGCACAGTCACTAAAACAGACCCTAAGAACACTTTCAGTGAGactaaaaagaagcaaaaagttAATTTCCCATTGACaaatgttaacaaaaaaaaccacatattCGCTTCCTCAGCTGAATTTGACACCAAAATCCCATACACTCTGCAGAGGCACCTGACTTTTGCCAAACTTTTAATGAGGTCTTTTCATATCTTGAGGTTCAGTGCTCCTAAGCAAAGCTGGCAGAACTTACAGGATCACAGCTAAAACCAGTTCTTTATCTAACACATGCTGGGATGCTGCCAAGCAGATACAGACTTGTAAGAGCAGGAGGAGATTCCTCCCACCTGGGGGAGATTATGCTCTTCTTAAACAAAGCTTTCTGAACATATTGTCTTATCTacagacagaatatttttcttccctaagAATCAACATCTGCCCTCATTAGAAAGGAGGCAGCCCAGCTGGCTAGCAGTCACTTGCAGGCCTTTTGACCTCCAGTCCCATGGCATCTCCTATAAtcaaatggagaaaaacattGAAAGGACAAACACACTGATAGAAAAATACGGATTTAAACCCAATTGTAACTTGTTGCATTTTCCTTGTTGCAGAAACTAATACACTATGAATtgctaaatattaaataaatttatgtatttaagtAGGTCTCCTTCTTCCCCTTATTTCAATCAATCCATACTCAGCACTGTTTGTATAAATTCTGGAAAGTTGCTgaacagctttttattttgtcaccCCTTCTAGTTCAGTTTGACTGGGGGTAGGGAGAAATCATTTCTCACTCAAGAATCACCTTAGTCcacaacccaaaaaaatcccttgtcTAAGGCAATTAGGTCAAGTATAAAACATTTACCATGGCAATGTAGCTGTAACTCAGAACAATCTCCCGAATTTTCCTCATCTCTTCCTCCAGGTTGTTGGCCCATACTTCACAGATAACCTGGCTGTTCTCTGCAAGGGCTGCTGGCATCTTGCAGGGACCAGAAAAGGCAGCTGATGCTGAACTCAAATGACAATGTAGAAATCACAAGCTGTGCAATCTTATGAGTGTGCTGCATTaaagagataaataaataatgctttaaGTGAAGGAAGAGTAACATGTAAATAGATGCTCTGTAGGAGTCAGTCACCCTTCCATTTTCAAATAATCCATTTGAACTTTATACCAAGTTGTTTCTTGCTTTATCACTTTCTGTAAACATGCTGAATGAAATCTAGAGCATCTGTTCACAATATAAGAACAGATGCACAATCAACAGTCCAGTTCTTTATATAAAGAATCATTACCCTATATTCCTTTTCCTGGCATAAGCTTTGACACTTTGGGCACAAGATGTACAGGCAGTGAATCCTCATCTTTAATCCTCAGCtatttccccatccctggaagtgtttggggccaggctggatggagctctgagcaacccaGTCATGTGAAac
The Parus major isolate Abel chromosome 13, Parus_major1.1, whole genome shotgun sequence DNA segment above includes these coding regions:
- the CNOT8 gene encoding CCR4-NOT transcription complex subunit 8 isoform X1 gives rise to the protein MPAALAENSQVICEVWANNLEEEMRKIREIVLSYSYIAMDTEFPGVVVRPIGEFRSSIDYQYQLLRCNVDLLKIIQLGLTFTNEKGEYPSGINTWQFNFKFNLTEDMYSQDSIDLLASSGLQFQKHEEEGIDTLHFAELLMTSGVVLSDSVKWLSFHSGYDFGYMVKLLTDSRLPEEEHEFFHILNLFFPSIYDVKYLMKSCKNLKGGLQEVADQLDLQRIGRQHQAGSDSLLTGMAFFRMKELFFEDTIDDAKYCGRLYGLGTGVAQKQNEDVDSAQEKMSILAIINNMQP
- the CNOT8 gene encoding CCR4-NOT transcription complex subunit 8 isoform X2, producing the protein MVKLLTDSRLPEEEHEFFHILNLFFPSIYDVKYLMKSCKNLKGGLQEVADQLDLQRIGRQHQAGSDSLLTGMAFFRMKELFFEDTIDDAKYCGRLYGLGTGVAQKQNEDVDSAQEKMSILAIINNMQP